From one Macrobrachium rosenbergii isolate ZJJX-2024 chromosome 52, ASM4041242v1, whole genome shotgun sequence genomic stretch:
- the LOC136833998 gene encoding division abnormally delayed protein-like, which translates to MLETAAAAVRSVDTARGWWAGIADAHCKSFDTQDNSQCWNGVRIGPYTKMTAGVGVSAQKYNPEVRIGRPDTTVYTLADKLRRVRRELLSRLTWLPEAHSQHRNSYPYPDGSGSGTQAEYARGYDGPTYDEDSSVYGALGDDDDALGSGDGSGDDIPKKLIPKKSPTGQQSEIAGSTQYKSSIVLTLSIFSSVMYIYLG; encoded by the exons ATGTTGGAAACTGCAGCTGCAGCTGTGCGTTCAGTGGACACAGCGCGTGGCTGGTGGGCAGGAATCGCCGATGCCCATTGCAAGAGCTTCGATACCCAGGATAACAGCCAGTGTTGGAATGGTGTCCGAATTGGCCc GTACACTAAAATGACTGCTGGTGTGGGTGTGAGCGCACAGAAGTATAACCCAGAGGTGCGCATCGGTCGTCCTGATACTACAGTTTACACATTAGCTGATAAATTACGGCGTGTACGGAGG GAACTCCTGTCTCGCCTAACTTGGCTCCCTGAGGCACATTCTCAGCATCGCAACAGTTACCCTTACCCCGATGGCTCTGGATCTGGGACGCAAGCTGAATACGCTAGAGGCTATGATGGGCCTACCTACGACGAGGATTCATCAGTGTATGGAGCCTTAGGAGATGACGATGATGCTCTTGGATCTGGAGATGGCTCTGGAGACGATATTCCCAAAAAATTAATACCCAAAAAGAGTC caaCTGGACAGCAGAGCGAAATTGCAGGTTCCACCCAGTATAAGAGTAGTATAGTGTTAACTTTGTCAATCTTTAGtagtgttatgtatatatacttagggtaa